TTGAAACATGAAAAAGTAGATTTTCTCTGGAACTCAGTCGTGGTTGAAATATCAGGCAACGAAAATGTAGAAGCAATCAAGGTAAAAAATACCACAACCCAGCAAGAATCAAAGATATTTTGTGATGGCGTTTTTATCTTTGTTGGACTTATCCCTAACACTGCCTTTCTTAAAGGAATCATAGAATTAAATGAGGAAGGATACATTATTACTGATGAGGGGATGAAAACATCAAATGAGGGAATTTTTGCCTGTGGTGATTGTCGGAAGAAATCTTTGCGTCAGGTAATTACTGCCTGTGGAGATGGTGCATCTGCCGCCTTTTCTGCCCAAAAATATCTGGAAAGAGGTAACCGTTCAGGGATATAGCCACAGAGTCACAGAGAACACAGAGAGAATATATAATCTTGAATGAACGCCGTGAGATGTTTTACTATCTAACAGGGTGAACACAAATGCACCTGAATAACAAAAAGAGATAGTTAATGTTAATCTTTAACTTCCCAAATTTTAAGTAATAGATAAAATTTTTTCCTTATATGATGGATTATTTCTTTCTTGTAAATTAAAATCTTAACTTTTAATCCACCTGTTACTTAAATTATGGGATGTTAGAGGTTAATTCGTGTGCATTTGTGGTTAATTTCCTTAATTCTCTGTGAACTCTGTGCCTCTGTGGCTGATGTCCAGTGTCTGAATCACAGAGAGGTAGTTAAATGCGGACAGGAATTGCTAATTTACCACTGCATTATGGCAAAGCACCTGCCTGGCTTTTTCAACGAATGAAAAGGTTATCGCGTGAAATTGCTATCTGGGTGGTGAGTGAATTTGGGACAGAAGAACTATTGCGGAAATTATCTGACCCATTTTGGTTTCAGGCGTTTGGTTGTGTATTAGGGTTTGACTGGCATTCAAGTGGTTTGACCACGACGGTTTGCGGAGCATTAAAAGAAGGAATTAAAGGATTAGAGCACGAATTAGGGCTATTTATTGCAGGTGGAAAAGGGGCGGCTTCACGAAAAACCCCTACCGAAATCGAATCAAAAGGAACTGAATTAATTATAAACCCCAATAAATTAATCTATGCCAGCAAAATGGCGGCGAAGGTTGATAGTGCCGCGTTACAAGATGGTTATCAACTTTATCATCATGTTTTTATCTTTACTAAAACAGGTTTATGGTGTGTTGTTCAACAAGGGATGAATGAGAGTAACCGCTATGCCAGACGGTATCACTGGCTAAGTGATGAGATGAGAGATTTTATTTGCGAACCACATACCGCTATCTGCTGTGATAACAAATCTAAGGTGTTAAATATGGTGGCGATTGAAAGCCAAAGGGCAAGAGAGGCAACTACTTTTATCGCTAAAGAAATGCCCGATAAAGTCATCTTTGATTTAAAAAAACTACAAAACTTAAATTTGCCATCCCATCATCAAGTTTGGCTTAAGGACATAAATTCCTCTAAATTAAATAAGATTCTTTTGACCACCTACGAAGCACAACCAGCAAATTTTGAGCACCTATTAGGGATAAAAGGTGTAGGAGCAAAGACTATCCGGGCATTAAGTCTAATTTCCGAATTAATTTATGGCACGCCAGCCAGCTTTCGCGACCCGGT
The nucleotide sequence above comes from bacterium. Encoded proteins:
- a CDS encoding DUF763 domain-containing protein, producing MRTGIANLPLHYGKAPAWLFQRMKRLSREIAIWVVSEFGTEELLRKLSDPFWFQAFGCVLGFDWHSSGLTTTVCGALKEGIKGLEHELGLFIAGGKGAASRKTPTEIESKGTELIINPNKLIYASKMAAKVDSAALQDGYQLYHHVFIFTKTGLWCVVQQGMNESNRYARRYHWLSDEMRDFICEPHTAICCDNKSKVLNMVAIESQRAREATTFIAKEMPDKVIFDLKKLQNLNLPSHHQVWLKDINSSKLNKILLTTYEAQPANFEHLLGIKGVGAKTIRALSLISELIYGTPASFRDPVRYSFAHGGKDGHPYPVNKATYDTSIQILHQAISAAKIGETEKRDALRRLTNWWG